The sequence ttcatctgcaactcacgggcatcaattcgcatcccctccattttcgattggtaagggtttctttctcattcaagtatcggtttctccttctgtaaccgtgcgatttctgcttcttagttttgggtttggtttatcttctttttgatgcaatatctgttttggctgtgagtttgagtagtttttgtgagtttttctggttgatacgtggtgagtatttcgggttggtgttttgtcctaggtttggattatttgaagtttcattgtagtggaattgttggaatggtggtggagaaaatatttggaagtgttagtttatactttatgttatggagttgggaatggaaagttgtgtagtgtaaactggttttgttggcaaaatctgcgtacttcgctcgagcagactgtcgagcgcgattcgagcgagcagccaaatgagcattggcttgagcggagtgtcgagcgagactcgagcgaacctctctgacttgcattcgctcgagcggagtgtcgagcgagactcgagcgaacctctctgtcttgctttagctcgagcggagtgtcgagcgagactcgagcgaacctctctgacttgccttcgctcgagcggactgtcgagcgaacttggctcgagccaactgtcaagccaactttcagcaaacactttttcagttccgaatcagtctccacttaaaGCCAAcgtactgagtttagtatagaatattttggatcGAAGtttgggctgtccggattgttatttggctagttaagtttgattaaactcgttgaattatggtctagagtttgagttcttgagttgtttaagaccaattgtgtattgttggattttaatttttagtttatattatcttatgaataggtggcgagacggatagagaccgtatccaagtcatagataatacactgcaggagtcaggtaagcggggttcctatgctaggttttatacaagttaataagactgaggttgattttctgaaaactttgcatattttgtgttgtgttgggaacttgtgaaaataaagatcaacctcggtcactcatctgcattattcatgaaatctgtgtgaaaaaggaaaaatatgttttggcatgcattgtgtagacatgagctaaattctgtcatgtggtttctgaaatctgaaaattgagcgatattgagaatatgaaaagttgtacatttatttagaaagatgttctgacttttgtgttcagtgtcggtaaactgtctgattctgtttcggtactctgtattattttgatataacatttgaaaacctttggcatggtgtactggtttttgtatctgactctgtctctgctttgctctgctctgctctgttatgctctgctctgtttgggttggtaccaacttctctgtctctgagtgcacccactttggaaacaaagtggctttattgtggtctttcctgtgtgcacactcggggctccgagaagaataaaggaaagatttcacctctgtctctgcctggtttggccaccggggttagcacaaccctaccacgggggtgaaacatggtctctgctctgtttgatgctctgttttgatttgatgatgatactcagtttatgttatgccaaagtaccatgggttttacttgtttttaaaaccatcgctctgttattttgaaaatatgttctgttctgcatgataactctggaaaaatattttgttctgcatactctccttgataaatgctcatgtttgcacgctagcatatgatttctgcttactgagttgttgatgactcaccccctatcattataatatttttcagatgatgtggtgagtccaaatgaggacctggattagaatgctctttgtgtctaaagctgaggagatgttggtagaagaaggacttctggtgttcttagttttaatatctttgggttttatttatgtcttgagtttagtaagatttatgaaatatttagttggtttgttatgactatcgggaagttatggacccctttgatttattaatattgcattaaagattgtgtggagtttataatgagattattgagaagatttgagattgattttcatttatgaagttgttggagattatcctttggatgtgttgggagacatgtttatgagtgacaggtagtaattctccaagccacccgggtttggggcgttacaaaaatGACGAAGGATATTGAGGCCAATCAAGCACTCTTATCTCATTAGAGAGATAATTCGGTCCTGCAGAAAATTGTGCATTCCAATTTATAAACAATAATCGAAGATTCTTCATCTTTTTAAATGCCTTGGAATGCAAGCATATCATGTGATGATGGCCTTCAGGAAAATCTAACAAAATCGCTTCGATTGTGTTTGTTCCCTACAAAGACAGACAAAGGCATAAGTatcccaacaaaatcaaatcataaagTTGTTCTTGTTTTATCACCACTTGCTAAAATCATGGAAAAACagagaaaccaaaacaaattaagatgaaattattgaaatgaaaattagtGTGAACTTACCGTATTTTCTTCTAATACATGGCGAACATCTTCATAAAACCACAATCTACTGCGCTTGCCAACTTCTTTAAGCGATTCTTGTCGAACAATTTCTTTACCCATTTCTTGCAATAAGTCATGCATCTCCACACACTGGTAACAAATATTGATGAGACACTTATCTTTAAGCCTTGCAATGCCAATAGATGATGAAAAACAACAACTGTCTAGTATTTTCGTGACATATTCAACAGAGTTTCCCTTGAAGAAACATGCAATGTCAAGAAAAATATCCTTTTCATTATCATCCAGCCCATCATAgcttattttaagaatttcatAAATATCCTTATGAGGACTTCTTTCATACTTTTCCAATGCACTTTTCCATTCTTGTATACTTCTACCACATAAATCTGAACCAAGTACTGTAAGAGCTAGTGGAAGGCCCTTAGCATAACCTATTATACATGTTGTGAGTTCTACATGACTTTCAATTGGCTTCTCTCTTTTAAATGTGTGCCAACTAAATAGTTGAATAGCTTGGTTGTGGTCCAATCCCTGCACTTCGTACGTTGAATCAACTTGATGATAAGTTAATAGATGTTGATCTCTTGTTGTTATTACTATTCTACTTCCTGGGCCGAACCAATTATGATTTCCAGCTATTTCTTTTAATTGGCGCAATTCATTCACATCATCAAGAATTATAAGTACCCTTTTAGAGCAAAGCATAAGCTTTATAACATTAGAACCTCCAACACCGCCAATATTTAAACTTCCAAAGTTTCCTAAGAGCTCATAAAGAAGCTTCTCTTGCAGTTTGACCAAACCGTCCTCTCGACTCGAAATCTCTCTAACATTTGCTAGAAAACATCTAGCTTCAAATTGATCTCCAATTGAGTTAAAGATTGCTTTGGCGAGAGTTGTTTTACCAATTCCACCAGTTCCATAAATCCCTATCATGAGAGTGATGTCATTTCTTCCAATTTCTAAATTAGTATTCAAGTCATTTAGACGAGACTCCAGTCCAATTGGATACTCAGCAATGTCTAACTGGTATGTAGATTTAAATATTGTAGAGTCCACACATTCAatgattttatgcataaattcaTATTCATTCCTGCCAATACAAGGAAAAAGAACATTCAATGAGTcacatttttcacataaaaagaTATGGAGTTTCATTATTTATAAGTCGGTGTGTCAACACATCAACTATAGTATATATCACCCATTACAATTACAAAataagtttagaaaaaaatcatgactaatatataaattgttataGTAGCTGATGTAGAAGATCTTCCACAAGGTCTAgttaaaaggtttttttttttttttttttttttttttttagatttgcttACTCAATACCAATAAATTAGTATGAaaccaataaaaatgaaacaactAGATCACACCAATGGGCCACTAGGGAAAAACAAGTTTCGTTACAATTTGCAACTCTAAGGCTATGTTTGGGTAGTGGAGtgatctcatattttatcaatatttttttactacttttcACTGCTattaactactattcaatattttattattattttttcactattattcaatattttataattaatttttcactactattcatagataatCTGATATCACCTCAGTACCCAAATATAACTTAAATTACAATGGCCACGACTAGTACCACAAAATTAAAGAActataaaatcaaatacaattGTTCATAGCAGCACAAGAAATCTTGCAGAAAAAGTTCAGCGTAGCACAAATTACCATAACCAATGTAGACAAGAAATGTAGAGATCATACAAAACCTACCCAAagcatgaatcaaaccaatgcaAGGACAACAAACAAGGAAGGCCGGTTGATTCTTGGAGAGTCTATGGCGCCTTTGGTGGCTGATGGATAATTGTGCTTTCCTTTTATAGTActctacttaattaattagctagatGGGAAACGCTACATTGAAGATTGGAGATTTATGAATGTTCTTGTTTGTTTGTAGGGTTTTACATTAAAGTTTCTGTTAACTAGTTGGTGCACTTCTCCTACATATGGATGCCTAGAAAATAATGGATTTGGAGTTTCCTATTCAAGAAACGAAAAAACTTAAGTTGTAATATCTGATCTGTTATAAGCCTAGCATATGGCATGCACTTACGCAGTTTGACAATCAGGTAATATTTGTAAGAAATTACGGATCACCACCTTACTTAGCACATGAAActatccttaaaaaaaaaaaaaaacaaaagatagagGAAAACTCGAGAGAACTTACAATAAGCAGGCGAGATTGATCgaaaatttttaagaaaatagtttGTGTAGAGTGCAAGTGTTTGTAAAATAGTGTAAAATGTAAAACCTTTTTAAGACAATAGtttgatatagttttagaaaagtGGCCAGACGTATCATAAAAGCATGTTTATATGAAAACTTTATTGAAGAAGTCTTgagatatgatatatataataaataaacttttattAGTTAAATACTTGTTCTAAAGAGAGAACCATACTCGTAGTACTGTTGTATTGCCTCTGGCCCAATGGTGGCTGCACCACTGGCAGCGAAAATACTCGGTTTGACGTGGTGTCTAGCCACCCTATGGGATGGTTCTtgtgaatatgtgaaaatgGCTCCTTGAGTTTTTAATGCTTTAGAAAATATTGAGGAGTTTTAAGACTATAGATCATGTTTTTGGAAATGAAACAACTTTTAACTTAAAAGATTATCTTTGAATTTAGAGACGGTTTTGATTGCCAACCATTGTCTTATATAAATGAAGTTTATAAACTCATTTGTATtcatgtgaaaaaattaaatttattttataatgaaaataaatttaaaatttgatgtcTCACATAAGTTTATATAATGatattggaaaatgataatatatcaCATGAGTTTCTTTCCTAATTttgattattcatatatttaatttatttatttatttattttgttaatgattaaagaagtgaattttaatgtattagtgtatttttaaaaaaaatatttaaagatgttaaaaaagagtaaaaaagaaaaaaaaataaaatgtaaaatttgtacTTGTGAATACGCCGAACGATCAAAACTAAGCAATactcaaaagatttttttatatttttctatgccGGTTTTGGGTGGTGGGGGTGTTTGTTATAAGGTGGGCAAGGCCCAGTAAAGTTTAAGGCCACCGTGGTTATAAAGCCCATGTGCCGTTAATATTAAACGagaaaaacaataacaaaaataggAATAGATAAGATGTAGCCTGATTgacataaatttttaacttcTAAAATGGAGGTCTTCGGTTTGAAACACTCTCTCtccaaatgtataaaaaaaaggaataaatgtATGCATTCATTGGGTTTTTATCGtgagtttttcttcaaattagatCGGAGGAAAATTTCTttgatacatatataaaaattacagtCGTTATATATCGAGCATGTGACTGCTCATGCTTTTTTAAAGgctaagttaaaaaattgacatttcattcaaaattatatgtttttcgCATGCTCAAAGAAcacatgataatttttttaataaacaattttgcttgaagaaaaattctattctcaattaatataatagttaaagaagtacCCGTCTTCCAAATGTTCTCCAGACAAATCGGCAATCTCTTGTAGGCTTTCCTTCCACCTCTGCACCTTTGGGTCCTCCTTGAACCTCTCCTGATGTTTAGCCAATACTTCTCCAAAACCTCCTCTCAGATTTCGTACTTCTGATAGATCTACATGGTAAAACACTGGTAaaacaatttgttgttttgttttcttacaCTCAAGGATCTTCGTTAGCTCCTCCAAGCATCATGCAGATGATGCATAGTTTGGAGATAATACAATGATAGAAATCATTGACTCCTCAATGTCTTTGAGAAGTGTTGGTGAAATTATCTCTCCTTTTTCAAGATCTTTGTCATCTATGTAAGTTTTGATTCCCCTTTGACATAGAACATGATATAAAAAAGCAGTAAAAGTATTGCGAGTATCTATTCCTCTAAAACTCAAGAATACATCGTAAGAGCATTTAagagtggaagaagaagaggcgGGCGAGGAAGAGGGTAAACTGAATGCCATTGAGGAACAAGTATGCAATTCAGTTTTGATACAGAGAAGACGTCGTAGAGAAGCAGATTGCAGCTTTGCCGTTAGCGTGAACCAGAAGTCAGCAACTTCTTTCTAACATTCGGACCACTGAACGTTTTGGTTACGAAAACGCGTCgctatattaaataatattaatattagaacCATTGAAGAAAAAACACGCTTATAAAGCCCCACACACGTGATGctcacacaaaatattaatatcaaaggCCCACTTGTTTttgtattaaataatatttatatcaaaGTCCCACTATTTGTGTTAATTCACATAtatgcacaagaaaaatattagtatatcctttcattttaatttgactgttcatgtatttatttatttaattaattatttttacttattaaataagaaaatgactattagtatattgatttttttttattttttaaaaatatttaaagatgttaaaaaaataaaaaataaaaaagataacttTTACCTAACGGCGTATCACTGTTAAGTGCCAGCCTAACCAGCATCACTCTATGCAAAACATGATGTTTCCCTTacctttttaaataaataaatgaagtagTGGATTGATAAAGAAAAGAACAGCAACTTCTTGGCAACTTTGGGTTGGATTCGTGGAAATCTCagttcaattttcttctttcacatGGACAGTACGCTTCTCAAAAGGTAGACATCCACACTCATTGAATACAGAAGCAGATGCAGCTTTGCACCATCATAGGACTTGGAACTTGGAAGGCCACAGGGGAGGAAGTgttcagactttagaatttagAGCCAACTATATTAAAGCAATGATTGCCAAAAGATCAAAATTAAGTTGAAGGGATCGGGGATAATGTAATAATTCTATTTAGGCTCcgtttgtaattttatttttttaaatcttaaagtaacaataatgttaaaaaataatattttaataatattttatttaatttttaacttttatctaaaactatttcatatTATCTCACTGTTCAATCTTAGAATTTCTATACCTAcaatctatataaataaattggcTTGATGGATAgaaaccaatgttttgaataccgtactggaCGCCGCACCGAtcaaggtactggaacgaaatatttcgatatcgataccgtttcgagatagcgtttcggaatagtcgatatataaataaattatatatataaatatatataaaaattatattctaaaataataatctatatataaataaattatatataaatacatatttatataaattataaatagtctagtctgaattgagagttaaaaaataagcttgtagtttgaaaaaatgaaaaaaaaaaatacaggtcGAAATATCTGCCGGTACAAACtaaaatataggccggtacgaaacaggtatagtactgtaccggccggacAGTCGGTACAAAAAATATCGACCGTACCGGTCAGTACGGTACGAAATCCACAACAGTGATAGAAACACTctcaatttgtaatttttttttcaacaaacttGTATTGacttaaaaaagagagagagaatacatGAGGAGAGGGTAGAGGATCCTGATAAAAActcatttacaaaaattattgtgcaaataacaaaaataaaaaaataaacggaCAATGGAACTAATAAATTGGATTTAGACCCTTGTTGCCAAGCCAAGGAGGGAACCACTGCAACAGCGGTTATAAAATCCAACTCATGGATTTGTCATTCATCATTgcttataaaattattctttcttGTGATTGCTTTGGCATTCTTTTACTTGTTTTGTATATCAACGGTAATAAAATAATGGTGCACTTCCACGGCACAACAGCTGCCACACATCTCCCCAAATGGCTTTTACAAGCTATCAGACCAAACCATCTCAGCCACACacaaaaatatccaaaagtcaaaaaataaaataaaatcatattattaaaaaaaaaaaaaaaaaagagagagagaatttatatattataaacttaGGGAAACATGATTTGCATGTCTGACTCCGCTAGTCAGAAACGCACTCAATCGCTGGAACGAAAATAACTTCCTCTCACTTTTTCTCGTCTCTGACCAAGCACTCTTTACTCTTTATGCAACCTCTACTGGAACCAGGTAACATATTTCTGCATTAACTTAAATGTCtttttaatcaagaatttttgtTACAGCAATTTTAATCTGTTCTGACTATTTTCCAAGTTTCCGGTTCATGTTAATTAATCGTTTTGATTAGAAGTTATATTCTTTTGTTTAGTGCACCGATGAATTTTGACTGTTTAGTTTAAACATATCCATGGGTTGTATGCGATTGCTGGGAAATTGTAGGAACAGACATGATAATGAAATTTGGAAATATCGGTATTTGGGGCTTGAGAAAACAATGGCTAGACTCAAGTGATCCTTAAAAGATATTCTTTTTTCCTCAAAGTCGTGGTCCCTTTTTATTTCCCTGGTTTTCTTTGCAACCAATCAAAAGGGTATAGCTTTCTTGGTGCTAATTCGTGTTTCTGCATCTATTGTTTAAATTGATTTGGTTTGGTAAATGGTAAGCTATAAGTAAGAGCAAAAACTAGATGTGTTCTGATATTTGCTGCTTGTATTAAGAATCTGGGAAGCACATTTTTCCACTAATATGTGAGAGTTTTCTCAGAGAGATCCAAAACTGATTATGTAGTAATTCTATAGAACTTCAGGGTTTTTTGGGCCTTCTAGAAATGATCtgtgaattatttttcttctaggGCTATTTGCGGATAATTCCCAAAGCATGTAACCTGAGAGGATTCTGTTTAGGTTCGCTGTGTGAATTTTATTTGGGAATTTGGAGTGACTTATGAGTAAAAGATGTATTTTTGCTGTATAGATTTTGAAACTCTCTTTCTTGTCCAGCACTATATTGGCAGATGGTGATCTTCCCTAACTTTGCTATCTATTTTGCTATTTGGTGGTCATCCAAGTATTTTAATGGAAATATGTGAAAACCCGATTGGTAATAGGATTTTGATCTTCCAGTCAGGGTAACTTTGCTATCTATTTTGCTGTTTGATAGTCATCCAAGTATTTTAATGGAAATATGTGAAAACCCGATTGGTAATAGGATTTTGATCTTCCAGTCAGGGTAACTTTGCTATCTATTTTGCTGTTTGATAGTCATCCAAGTATTTTAATGGAAATATGTGAAAACCCGATTGGTAATAGGATTTTTATCTGCCAATCAGGATTTGCTCAGTTGAGTGTTCTCCAGATTTTTAGTTTTAGCCAGAGAAGCGCTAAATAAAACTTTGGGCTATACTAACCTTTGGACCCTGATACTTGCTAACTATTTGTGTGGGATTGTATTTGCCTTCAAATGGGGAGTCCTGCTTATGGAGTGCTTCTGATGTACCAGTCAGATACTGGGACTGGCAAGATAGTTTTACGTagttttttctttgagtttatCTTCTATAACAGGAACCGAGTAGTAAGAGTTAAATGTACACATTTAGACATAACTTCACATTCTTTCTGGgatgaaatttactttttatgcTGTTAATGATTGATCCTATTGACTGAATGAGAAATCTGGGAGTTTTCCATGGCCATATCAATTTGTTGTTCCTTTTTTGACATAAAAAGTCCCCCCgaaaaagaggggggggggggggggggggggggggggggggggggggggggggggggggggttcccCCATTCAGTCAATATCTAATTATTTGATAATAATTTTGATGAGAAAGCTACCATCATTTTATGACagcagaaaaacaaaaatgtgtCTGTTGGTATTTACTCAATATCTAATTGTTGTGTTTCACCATCAGGTGATCAAATGGAGGAGGCATCACCAACTCCTGTTTCATTTTGGAGCAAGATATCCGACTTTAGGACCATGGCTTGGGAAGCATACAAGAAGAAGCCGATCTCACATTGGATTCTTCTATTTCTAAGCAGTGCAGCAATGCTTGTTGCTTTCCCTGCTTCTAGCATTCTTTCTCGTCTCTATTATTCCAATGGGGGCACAAGCAAGTGGATCATTTCATGGGTGGCAGTTGCCGGGTGGCCTCTAACTGCTTTGATCTTATTTCCTACATACTACTTTTGTAAAACCTTTCCTACTCCTCTGAACTTTAAACTCACTCTTTCCTATATCGTGCTGGGTTTCTTAAGTGCTGCCGACAATCTCAtgtatgcatatgcatatgcttACCTGCCAGCATCTACTGCTGCTCTACTGGCATCATCGTCGCTTGCATTTTCTGCACTATTTGGGTATTTTCTTGTGAAGAACAAACTGAATGCTTCAATTATAAATGCTATTGTGGTCATTACTGCTGCGATGACCATCATTGCATTGGATTCAGATTCCGATGCATATGGAGATATCACAAATAGCCAATATATCATAGGCTTTATATGGATATTTTGGGATCCGCTCTTCATGGGCTCATTTTTGCACTTTCAGAACTAGTTTTTGTGAAGTTATTGGGTAGAAGGTCCTTCCATGTTGTGTTGGAGCAACAACTCATGGTTTCTCTGTTTGCCTTTGTATTTACCACCATTGGGGTTATTGTGAATAAAGATTTTCAAGGGATGAAATCTGAGGCTAAAAGTTTCAAGGGTGGCACAACTTCTTATCTCCTTGTTCTGATCTGGGGTGCTATCACTTTTCAGCTGGGGGTATTGGGAGGTACTGCTGTGCTTTTTCTATCATCCACTGTGCTTGCTGGTGTGCTCAATGCAATAAGGGTACCCCTCACAAGCATTGCAGCCGTTATATTATTAGATGACCCCATGGGAggtttcaaaattctctctCTGATGGTTACCTTCTGGGGATTTGgctcatatatatatggcaGTTCGTCGTTTGGTAAGGATCCATCATGACAATAGGTTCTTGAATTCCCTGTTAACCATTGTTTTCTTGGTTGAAGAATCAATGGggttaatttttacaatattgtTGGGCAATTCTAGCACCCAAATTGACTTAGATAAGTGTACTAGTAGTATCTTTGCAATATAGTTAGTTTTCTGCAAGATTTTGTCCCTTGAATACAACTTCAAAGGGAGAGGAATTTGTGCAATGGATGCCACATTAGATTCTTGTCCTTTTCTGTTTAGTGAAAAGGTTAGGAGAGGGTGGGTGGCATGGACTTCCCCTGGTTGCGGGTAGGCAATCCTTTGAGGGTATTATACCAAACTGAACCTACGGAGTTAGGTTCCGCCCTATCATGTGCATAGAACGGTAGAGAGCACAATATCCCTGGTCGCACTCAGTGAACTGAACAAGTAGCCTGCGTATTTTTAGTTATTCACCTAGTTTAGATGATTGTCTTGCTGAAACAGTTTTGAAACAATGTTGTTATGGCTGTCTTAGAAGAATGTCATTGGCTTCAGATTGTATATGAGAAAACAAATTTGTATCAGAGAAAATGATGTCAAGAATCAAATTGATGTCGAAGGCTAGATACAAGCACAGTACCACTATCTTAGAGATTTAAGATGACTGATCAGAAGGGTGTAAAtggaggttaaaaaaaaaacaaaattctaagcGGGCAGGGATAGCCCTGACTTGGCGCACTTTCTTCTGAAAATGTGGAACAAGAAGCGCAGGGCATGGACACAACCTGACCGCAGGCTGATCATAGGTAGTTAGTTCTCAACTTGATTCATATCCATCCGGATCCAACATCTTTCACACAGGAGTCTTTAATCCAGTAAGGTATAAGCCAACCTTTCCCCATTATAAGGCGTGATGATGATGCAACTGGTTGCCTCTTCAAAACGAAAGGAGAGTTTGCCACTAGAATGCCAAGGACATGAAAATGGTTGAAACGAATTGTCAAAATGTAAAAATTCATATATCAACTTCGAAAGTTCGAAACTTGGGTTTCGAACCgcaaaaacatgaaaacccatattcttttttaaattaacccAGAAAAAAACATGCAGTCTACCACAGCCCCCACAATGGCAAAAGCTAAAAAAGTAACAAGAACATGacagtagttatatttatataaagtctATCCTGATTTAAACTTGAGTTCCTTTCGTCTGAGGGATCAGCAGCCCCAACACCTTTCTCTTTACCCATTCACAAGCCTCAACAGATTTTAAGCACATCTAAATGCGCTAATTTACACAACGTCAAATGCCCATCTTAGAGAAACTTATTGCACACCCAGAAGATATAATCCCTGTCAAACATAAAAGCAAACGTATTCATTTGCCATCAGCCATAGCTACTGCTACAGCAtcatcatatttaatttttgggGCCAATATCCTTAAGGGCACAGATCTGCTCCTCTCCCATTGCAGCCATAACGGTTAACACAAGGTCCTTTCCTTCAGCAAACCCATCTTTAATCTATACACAAGAGACCAAAGACAAAACTATTAGTCTATCAGGCAGAAGAATAAAGATTCCATCAAAGGTTTGGACTCCTAAGCTTTTTATGCACAAGCAATTGACAAAATTAACAAAAACCTTCTCGATGCGATACCTGGCTGAGCAGATTGTCATCGGTGGGAAGTCTCAGATCATCCTTTGTGTCTCCATTATCCATCAAAAGACTCACCTACATGACACCAAATCTTAATTTGGTAAACATCACTATCATTGCTATTACTATTGATGGTCTTTTTATTATCACATATAGAATTGCCAAAATTGGtaatgatcaatatataaagcTTACGAAACCGTCTTCAGAGATATCAATCAACTGATAGTCAGTGCGAGAAACATGAGGAAcctgagaaaataaaaaatgtatgag comes from Juglans microcarpa x Juglans regia isolate MS1-56 chromosome 8S, Jm3101_v1.0, whole genome shotgun sequence and encodes:
- the LOC121244106 gene encoding LOW QUALITY PROTEIN: probable purine permease 5 (The sequence of the model RefSeq protein was modified relative to this genomic sequence to represent the inferred CDS: inserted 1 base in 1 codon), with amino-acid sequence MQPLLEPGDQMEEASPTPVSFWSKISDFRTMAWEAYKKKPISHWILLFLSSAAMLVAFPASSILSRLYYSNGGTSKWIISWVAVAGWPLTALILFPTYYFCKTFPTPLNFKLTLSYIVLGFLSAADNLMYAYAYAYLPASTAALLASSSLAFSALFGYFLVKNKLNASIINAIVVITAAMTIIALDSDSDAYGDITNSQYIIGFIWXILGSALHGLIFALSELVFVKLLGRRSFHVVLEQQLMVSLFAFVFTTIGVIVNKDFQGMKSEAKSFKGGTTSYLLVLIWGAITFQLGVLGGTAVLFLSSTVLAGVLNAIRVPLTSIAAVILLDDPMGGFKILSLMVTFWGFGSYIYGSSSFGKDPS